In the genome of Desulfatiglans sp., one region contains:
- a CDS encoding helix-turn-helix domain-containing protein, with amino-acid sequence MPQIMTTKELAKYLKLHEITICKYAAEDKIPAIRIGRVWRFDKNAIDEWIASGGKKKIE; translated from the coding sequence ATGCCTCAGATAATGACAACAAAAGAATTAGCAAAATATCTCAAACTGCATGAGATCACCATATGTAAGTATGCCGCAGAAGATAAAATTCCAGCCATCAGGATAGGTCGTGTATGGCGTTTTGATAAAAACGCAATTGATGAATGGATAGCAAGCGGTGGAAAAAAGAAGATTGAATGA
- a CDS encoding LysM peptidoglycan-binding domain-containing protein, translating to MDRQLPLRVEREGSSIKETDNRMKQTFVSDESLELPGEERSVDTFEVDRIASTHTEQELIDSALEYCQASNDFWEKGDLDNAIDCLDKAYSLTLKIDNSASPVILQEKEDLRITIAKRMLEVYSSRFTSVNGSHKAIPLVMNHHVQKAIDLFTKGREKEWFLKVYARSGKYRPAIVRKLKEAGLPEELSWLPFIESGYSTVAISSARALGMWQFIASTGYKYGLNRDNWIDERMNPEKATKAAIAYLTELHQIFGEWTTALAAYNCGEARVLRVINTQKINYMDNFWDLYAKLPSETAFYVPKFLAVLHIINNPSAYGIELPSLEKEIEYDKVNINKQISLKTLATELFVDYNHLKELNSELRQSVTPKTTYELKVPKGKGEILVAKLNDMPAYTPSTSSFTASASDYLIHNVKNGETLSTIAKKHKTSMDAIMAINNLKSKNVLRVGAKLKIPVGKYTYVATYSAPSGTPTRYTVRKGDSLWKIADRFGTTVKSIKALNGLEDPSLKVGQVLMITGGETSDTKQADKGNYTVKQGDSPYLIAKKHSMNLSEFLAINNLNPDSTIFPGQEVKIFTR from the coding sequence ATGGACAGGCAGCTCCCTTTAAGAGTTGAAAGAGAGGGGTCCAGTATAAAAGAGACCGATAACAGAATGAAACAGACCTTTGTCTCTGATGAATCCCTTGAACTGCCTGGTGAAGAGCGGTCAGTGGATACATTTGAGGTGGACAGGATCGCCAGCACACATACTGAACAGGAATTAATTGATTCAGCCCTTGAATATTGCCAGGCATCAAACGACTTCTGGGAAAAAGGCGACCTGGATAATGCAATAGACTGCCTTGACAAGGCGTATTCACTCACACTCAAGATAGATAACTCTGCAAGTCCTGTAATATTACAGGAAAAGGAAGACCTTCGCATTACAATAGCAAAGAGGATGCTTGAGGTATACTCATCAAGGTTCACCTCTGTGAATGGTTCTCACAAGGCCATACCGCTGGTTATGAACCACCATGTGCAGAAGGCTATAGACCTTTTCACCAAGGGGAGAGAAAAGGAGTGGTTCCTGAAGGTATACGCAAGATCAGGTAAATACAGACCGGCAATCGTAAGGAAATTAAAAGAGGCAGGGCTGCCGGAAGAGCTGTCATGGCTTCCTTTTATAGAAAGCGGTTACAGCACTGTTGCAATCTCAAGCGCACGCGCGCTGGGGATGTGGCAGTTTATCGCATCAACTGGTTATAAATACGGGTTGAACAGGGATAACTGGATAGACGAGAGGATGAACCCTGAAAAGGCAACAAAGGCGGCTATCGCATATCTTACTGAATTGCATCAGATATTCGGTGAATGGACAACCGCCCTTGCAGCATACAATTGCGGCGAGGCAAGGGTTTTAAGGGTAATAAACACCCAGAAAATAAACTACATGGATAATTTCTGGGACCTTTATGCAAAACTGCCCAGTGAAACCGCATTTTATGTACCGAAATTTCTTGCAGTGCTTCATATTATCAATAACCCTTCGGCATATGGCATAGAGCTTCCTTCCCTTGAAAAAGAGATAGAATATGACAAGGTAAATATAAATAAACAGATATCACTCAAGACTTTAGCCACCGAGCTGTTCGTGGATTACAACCATCTCAAGGAACTGAACTCCGAACTGAGGCAGAGTGTAACGCCAAAAACAACATATGAGCTTAAGGTGCCCAAGGGCAAAGGCGAGATACTGGTAGCAAAGCTGAATGACATGCCTGCCTACACACCGAGCACATCATCCTTTACCGCCTCTGCATCCGACTACCTCATTCATAATGTGAAAAATGGTGAAACCCTTTCGACTATAGCCAAAAAACACAAGACCTCCATGGATGCAATCATGGCCATTAATAACCTCAAGAGTAAAAATGTCCTAAGGGTAGGGGCTAAACTCAAGATACCTGTAGGCAAATATACCTATGTTGCTACATATTCCGCCCCATCAGGCACACCCACCAGATATACTGTGAGGAAGGGCGATAGCCTGTGGAAGATAGCAGACCGTTTCGGAACCACAGTCAAATCCATAAAGGCGCTTAACGGCCTTGAGGACCCCTCTCTCAAGGTTGGGCAGGTGCTTATGATAACAGGGGGAGAGACCTCAGATACAAAACAGGCAGATAAAGGTAACTACACGGTCAAACAGGGCGATAGCCCATATCTTATTGCTAAAAAACACAGCATGAATCTCTCTGAATTTCTGGCAATAAATAATCTTAACCCGGACAGCACCATCTTCCCCGGTCAGGAAGTCAAGATCTTTACACGGTAG
- a CDS encoding DUF1343 domain-containing protein: protein MPVLSGLDLYRSEFHKKFRGCRIGLLSNQASVTADLIHARDVIKEVSKGDLRALFGPQHGYAGEEQDNMIETGHGVDKDLRIPVFSLYSSSREPSADMMELIDVLLVDMQDVGTRVYTFSSTMLNCMRAAKRYGKRIVILDRPNPLGGEAMEGNLLATELYSFVGPYRMPMRHGITMGELALMFNKELKVWCDLSVIMMEGWQRSMFWEETGLPWAVPSPNMPIPESAYVYPGQVIWEGTNISEGRGTCRPFETFGAPYLDTSAIKKKIHEEFLKGCILREVSFKPTFNKWQGEICKGFMIHITDRALFRSYDTAIAMLRAVIDTHKDCFEWKNPPYEYEYEKLPIDLILGNHDLRVAIQEGRDIYDIRECWLKGYEEFKELRRPYLLY from the coding sequence ATGCCAGTACTTTCAGGTCTTGACCTATACAGGTCAGAATTCCATAAAAAATTCAGGGGATGCAGGATCGGTCTGCTTTCAAACCAGGCATCTGTAACAGCCGACCTGATCCATGCCAGAGATGTTATTAAAGAGGTCTCAAAGGGCGATCTCAGGGCACTGTTCGGGCCTCAGCATGGCTATGCGGGTGAAGAGCAGGACAACATGATAGAGACAGGCCATGGGGTCGATAAGGATCTGCGCATACCTGTATTCAGCCTCTACAGCAGCTCAAGAGAACCATCAGCAGATATGATGGAGCTAATAGATGTGCTTCTTGTCGACATGCAGGATGTGGGCACAAGGGTATATACCTTTTCATCAACCATGCTCAACTGTATGAGAGCGGCCAAAAGATACGGTAAACGAATAGTGATACTTGACAGGCCTAACCCACTTGGCGGTGAGGCTATGGAAGGGAACCTGCTTGCCACTGAACTCTACTCCTTTGTTGGTCCATACAGGATGCCCATGAGGCACGGCATCACCATGGGTGAGCTTGCTCTCATGTTCAACAAAGAGCTTAAAGTATGGTGTGACCTCTCGGTTATCATGATGGAGGGGTGGCAACGTTCCATGTTCTGGGAAGAGACCGGCCTGCCCTGGGCTGTGCCTTCTCCAAACATGCCCATACCTGAATCCGCATATGTGTATCCCGGTCAAGTGATATGGGAAGGTACAAACATATCTGAAGGCAGGGGCACATGCCGCCCGTTTGAGACATTCGGCGCGCCATACCTTGATACCTCAGCAATTAAAAAAAAGATTCATGAGGAGTTCTTAAAAGGGTGTATCCTTCGAGAGGTCTCTTTTAAGCCCACCTTTAACAAGTGGCAGGGGGAGATATGCAAAGGGTTTATGATACATATCACGGACAGGGCATTATTCAGGTCTTACGATACTGCTATTGCCATGCTTAGGGCAGTAATAGATACACATAAAGACTGCTTTGAGTGGAAAAACCCTCCCTATGAATATGAATATGAAAAACTTCCGATTGATCTGATTTTGGGTAATCATGATTTAAGGGTGGCGATTCAGGAGGGTAGGGATATTTATGATATTAGAGAGTGCTGGTTAAAGGGGTATGAGGAATTTAAGGAGTTACGCAGGCCATATCTTTTGTATTGA
- the pal gene encoding peptidoglycan-associated lipoprotein Pal encodes MIRKSMTGVLLIGFVSTLLLFTSACQQKKIIPTPVAVEEPPKVDDSAEQARIAAEQAEKDRLAAEAARLEREKAAAKAAMESEKIYFDYDRADIKPEYQAVLSKKVGWLKDNSSYKLKIEGHCDERGSTEYNMALGARRAEATAKYISAAGVSSDRLTTVSYGEEKPVATGSNEAAWSQNRRAEFVLIQ; translated from the coding sequence ATGATTAGAAAATCTATGACTGGCGTACTTTTGATTGGCTTTGTATCTACACTTTTACTGTTTACCTCTGCCTGCCAGCAGAAGAAGATTATACCAACACCTGTGGCAGTCGAAGAGCCTCCAAAGGTAGATGATTCTGCTGAGCAAGCCAGAATTGCAGCAGAACAGGCTGAGAAGGACAGATTAGCCGCTGAGGCAGCAAGGCTTGAGAGAGAAAAGGCGGCAGCAAAGGCAGCTATGGAATCAGAGAAGATCTACTTTGACTATGACAGGGCAGATATAAAGCCTGAGTATCAGGCTGTTCTTTCCAAAAAGGTCGGCTGGCTCAAGGACAATAGCTCCTACAAGCTCAAGATTGAAGGCCATTGCGATGAAAGAGGCAGCACAGAGTACAACATGGCACTTGGAGCAAGAAGGGCAGAGGCCACTGCAAAGTATATCAGCGCTGCAGGCGTATCATCTGACAGGCTTACCACAGTCAGCTATGGTGAAGAAAAACCTGTTGCAACAGGTTCTAATGAAGCTGCATGGTCACAGAACAGGCGTGCCGAGTTTGTTTTAATTCAGTAA
- the ybgF gene encoding tol-pal system protein YbgF encodes MRYTNDQIGALKKRTEALETNVGSKIDNIVSTQASLMADIDTLRSDMRALTGRIEETEYLVKRNLEKELGDSNGGGSIAERVNRLERMVKEQQRYLGLEPFVTIPSGGSPDSGGFADLDSISMDNKPKDEALYDTSLILYQKEQFKEALSGFRSFLAEYPKSDLADNAQFWIGECYMSMGQYKEAVKAFDDVIKKYPDANKVPGAYLRQAIAWRELDDITTTKLLLNRLIKTYPKTPEAKRAEEILSKL; translated from the coding sequence ATGAGATATACCAATGATCAGATAGGTGCACTTAAAAAAAGGACAGAGGCGCTTGAAACTAACGTAGGCAGTAAAATAGATAATATTGTCTCAACTCAGGCATCTCTAATGGCTGACATAGACACACTCAGGTCAGATATGAGGGCACTAACCGGCAGGATAGAGGAAACAGAATACCTGGTAAAGCGCAATCTGGAGAAGGAGCTGGGTGATTCAAATGGCGGGGGCAGCATTGCAGAGAGAGTTAACCGCCTTGAGAGAATGGTAAAAGAGCAGCAGAGATACCTTGGCCTGGAGCCATTTGTTACTATACCCTCCGGAGGTTCGCCCGATTCAGGGGGATTTGCAGACCTTGATTCTATCAGCATGGATAATAAGCCAAAGGATGAGGCCTTATACGATACAAGCCTGATCTTGTATCAAAAGGAGCAGTTTAAAGAGGCCTTGAGCGGATTCAGATCATTTCTTGCTGAATATCCGAAGTCAGACCTGGCAGATAATGCACAGTTCTGGATCGGTGAGTGTTATATGTCCATGGGGCAGTATAAAGAGGCTGTAAAAGCCTTTGATGATGTAATAAAGAAATATCCTGACGCAAACAAGGTACCCGGTGCCTACCTTCGTCAGGCGATTGCCTGGCGGGAGCTGGATGATATAACAACCACAAAGCTGCTCCTTAACAGGCTCATTAAAACATATCCGAAAACACCTGAGGCAAAAAGGGCAGAGGAGATACTGTCAAAACTTTAA